The following coding sequences are from one bacterium SCSIO 12741 window:
- the meaB gene encoding methylmalonyl Co-A mutase-associated GTPase MeaB has product MSTNKNFHLKKRKEPSVEQILAGIQSGDRYLLAQGITWLESKKPQHRVKAHQLINQALQQPKKSIRIGITGVPGVGKSTFIESFGTTLADAGHQVAVLTIDPSSQMSKGSILGDKTRMETLSVHPSVFIRPSPSGDSLGGVAQTTKESILLCEAAGFDVVIVETVGVGQSETEVHSMVDFFMLLMLPGAGDELQGIKRGIMEMADLIVINKADGQNEKKARLAQKQLAAALHYFPPNPNGWTTPVMTCSALKHEGISELWDKAQDFLTQVQENNHFENRRGQQSLQWFRQSLTEKLKSRFLDEPKVQERIKDLEKAIVQGQVSPFYAADQLLDEI; this is encoded by the coding sequence GTGTCCACGAACAAAAACTTTCACCTCAAAAAAAGGAAGGAACCTTCCGTAGAGCAGATTCTTGCCGGAATTCAATCGGGCGATCGTTACCTTTTGGCTCAAGGCATAACCTGGCTGGAAAGTAAAAAACCTCAGCACCGGGTAAAGGCCCATCAGCTGATCAATCAAGCTCTGCAACAACCCAAAAAATCGATTCGGATCGGAATCACCGGGGTGCCTGGCGTGGGGAAAAGTACCTTTATTGAATCCTTTGGTACTACGCTTGCCGATGCCGGTCATCAGGTTGCAGTACTTACCATTGATCCTAGTAGTCAAATGAGCAAGGGCAGCATCTTAGGTGATAAAACCCGGATGGAAACTCTGAGTGTGCATCCTTCGGTTTTTATTCGCCCCTCCCCGTCCGGAGATTCTTTGGGCGGAGTGGCTCAAACCACAAAAGAGAGCATTCTGCTTTGCGAGGCGGCGGGATTTGATGTGGTCATCGTGGAAACGGTAGGTGTTGGTCAAAGTGAAACGGAAGTACATTCCATGGTCGACTTTTTTATGCTCCTCATGTTACCTGGTGCAGGTGATGAACTGCAGGGAATTAAACGGGGCATCATGGAAATGGCCGATCTGATCGTCATCAACAAAGCCGATGGACAAAACGAGAAAAAAGCTCGTTTGGCTCAAAAACAATTGGCTGCAGCGTTGCACTACTTCCCACCAAATCCAAATGGATGGACCACTCCTGTTATGACTTGTTCAGCGCTAAAGCACGAAGGCATATCTGAACTTTGGGACAAAGCCCAGGATTTTTTAACCCAAGTACAGGAAAACAATCATTTCGAAAACAGACGTGGGCAGCAATCTTTGCAATGGTTTAGACAAAGTCTAACTGAAAAGCTCAAGAGTCGTTTCCTCGATGAACCAAAGGTTCAAGAAAGAATAAAAGATTTGGAAAAGGCCATTGTTCAAGGCCAGGTTAGCCCATTCTATGCGGCCGATCAACTTCTGGACGAGATCTAA
- a CDS encoding D-glycero-beta-D-manno-heptose-7-phosphate kinase — translation MHSTIVCRFSGSTQRGCCPHEKTLKPFTLTLSNHEINTLFDSFINQKVLIIGDVMIDAYYRGKIERISPEAPVPVVEVTSRETRLGGAGNVTVNLAAMKATPIICSVIGADPNGSDLIGLLENEGIPSRGILQSKSRKTTVKTRIISGSQHMLRIDEERIEPLSDEDRLNFIDHILSILKKEEVGVVIFEDYDKGVIDRTVIEKVVEYCNANQIPTAVDPKRKNFLHYEKVTLFKPNLKELKDGLNLLDFQTDVDGLNEANQQLTKKLNHETSLITLSEKGVYISSKGESSIIPAHLRNIADVSGAGDTVISVAALCLAAGTSPQNLAEIANLAGGLVCEQVGVVPILHEDLLKECLSLNQEDSYTA, via the coding sequence ATGCATTCGACTATCGTATGCCGCTTCTCAGGATCAACTCAAAGAGGCTGCTGCCCGCATGAAAAAACACTTAAACCGTTTACATTGACATTAAGTAATCACGAAATAAATACGCTGTTCGACAGCTTTATCAACCAAAAGGTATTGATCATCGGTGACGTTATGATTGACGCTTATTACCGAGGCAAAATCGAACGCATTTCTCCAGAAGCTCCAGTTCCGGTGGTAGAAGTTACTTCACGGGAAACCCGATTGGGTGGAGCAGGGAATGTAACCGTTAACCTGGCAGCCATGAAGGCCACACCGATCATCTGCTCCGTTATTGGTGCCGATCCAAATGGTAGTGATTTGATCGGATTGTTGGAAAACGAAGGAATTCCATCCCGTGGAATCCTGCAATCCAAATCCAGAAAAACAACGGTTAAAACTCGGATTATCTCAGGCAGTCAGCACATGCTCCGAATTGACGAAGAGCGTATCGAGCCATTGAGTGACGAAGATCGCCTGAACTTTATCGACCACATCTTGTCTATCTTGAAGAAAGAAGAGGTGGGTGTGGTAATTTTTGAAGATTACGATAAAGGAGTGATCGATCGAACGGTGATTGAAAAGGTGGTGGAGTATTGCAATGCCAATCAAATTCCCACAGCTGTTGATCCCAAGAGAAAAAACTTCCTGCATTACGAAAAAGTGACCTTGTTTAAGCCCAATCTCAAAGAATTGAAGGACGGTCTTAATCTTTTGGATTTTCAAACGGACGTTGATGGATTGAATGAAGCGAATCAGCAATTGACTAAAAAGCTGAATCACGAAACTTCCTTGATTACCCTATCTGAAAAAGGCGTTTACATTTCGTCTAAAGGTGAATCCTCCATTATTCCGGCTCACTTAAGAAATATCGCCGATGTATCCGGAGCCGGAGACACGGTAATCTCCGTTGCGGCTCTTTGCCTGGCGGCGGGCACCTCACCTCAAAACTTGGCCGAAATTGCTAACCTGGCCGGAGGTTTGGTATGCGAGCAAGTGGGGGTTGTTCCCATTTTGCATGAAGACCTCCTTAAAGAATGTTTATCACTCAATCAGGAAGATTCCTATACAGCATGA
- the trxB gene encoding thioredoxin-disulfide reductase — MEVKEHHKCVIIGSGPAGYTAAIYAARADLSPVMIQGMQPGGQLMDTTEVENFPGYPEGVTGPNMMEEFKKQAERFDTDIRYGFVTEVKFEGPIHYVQVDGGDWISADSVIISTGASAKWLGLESEIRLRDMGGGVSACAVCDGFFYRGKDVAIVGAGDTAAEEATYLAKLCNKVYMIVRKDHMRASKAMQHRVENTENIEILYNHETQEVLGENGVEGARLLNNKTNEETTINVEGFFVAIGHKPNTDIFKGWLDLDDVGYILNKPGTSQTNIEGVFVSGDAADKVYRQAVTAAGTGCMAALDAERYLAAKGIH, encoded by the coding sequence ATGGAAGTAAAAGAACATCATAAATGTGTGATTATCGGTTCGGGTCCTGCTGGATATACAGCTGCGATTTACGCCGCTCGTGCCGATCTTAGTCCCGTAATGATTCAGGGTATGCAACCTGGAGGGCAGTTAATGGATACCACTGAGGTGGAAAATTTTCCTGGTTACCCGGAAGGTGTTACCGGCCCTAACATGATGGAAGAATTCAAAAAGCAAGCTGAAAGATTTGATACCGACATTCGTTACGGTTTTGTAACTGAGGTGAAATTTGAAGGTCCTATTCACTACGTTCAAGTGGATGGTGGTGATTGGATTTCAGCTGATAGTGTAATCATTTCAACAGGTGCTTCAGCCAAATGGCTTGGGTTGGAATCTGAGATCCGCTTGAGAGACATGGGTGGAGGAGTATCTGCCTGTGCGGTTTGTGACGGTTTCTTCTACCGTGGAAAAGATGTAGCCATCGTTGGAGCTGGTGATACCGCTGCAGAAGAGGCTACTTACCTGGCCAAATTGTGTAATAAAGTTTACATGATTGTTCGCAAGGACCACATGCGTGCTTCTAAAGCGATGCAGCACCGGGTTGAGAATACCGAAAACATCGAAATTTTGTACAACCATGAAACCCAGGAAGTATTGGGTGAGAATGGGGTAGAAGGTGCTCGTTTGTTGAACAACAAAACCAATGAAGAAACGACCATCAATGTGGAAGGATTCTTTGTTGCTATTGGCCATAAGCCTAACACAGACATTTTCAAGGGATGGCTCGATTTGGATGACGTTGGATACATTCTAAACAAGCCAGGTACTTCTCAAACCAATATTGAAGGAGTATTCGTTTCCGGTGATGCGGCTGATAAAGTATATCGCCAGGCAGTAACTGCCGCTGGAACCGGTTGTATGGCTGCCCTGGATGCTGAGCGTTACTTGGCTGCCAAGGGGATTCACTAA
- a CDS encoding MarR family transcriptional regulator has translation MKPEDTIDFPIRWAWHGIQRQYNLIASRHELTMTMGYVLLNIDMNEGTPSTQLGPKIGMEPGSLTRTLKTMEDKGYIYKESDVSDKRKVRICLTELGHEKREVSKDAVLRFNEFFSKKIPNGKRKHFFDVMELINESLKNENIFFQHEEN, from the coding sequence ATGAAACCTGAAGACACTATTGACTTCCCTATCAGATGGGCATGGCACGGCATTCAAAGACAGTATAATTTGATCGCTTCGCGCCACGAATTAACCATGACGATGGGGTATGTATTGCTTAACATCGACATGAATGAGGGAACTCCAAGCACCCAGCTTGGACCGAAAATTGGCATGGAACCCGGGAGCCTCACCCGTACGTTAAAAACGATGGAGGACAAAGGTTATATCTACAAAGAGTCTGACGTTTCTGACAAAAGAAAAGTGCGCATTTGCCTGACCGAACTGGGTCATGAAAAAAGAGAGGTATCCAAGGATGCCGTTCTTCGTTTCAATGAATTTTTCTCCAAGAAAATTCCAAATGGCAAGCGTAAACATTTCTTCGATGTGATGGAATTGATAAACGAATCATTAAAAAACGAAAACATTTTTTTTCAGCATGAGGAGAATTAA
- a CDS encoding PorT family protein yields the protein MHLYIWAKDSGLTSRLYILTGITLFLLLSATQVQAQRHRYKLKKITNLSTFDDKLVHFGFSLGVNTAGFRQENDLSRNDSLKIVETNPQLGFNLGIVGALHFGKHVSLRFIPTLSFCQRNMEYTYTSFAGSQNKKYIKPVESTYLDFPLNLKLRSARYHNFAAYVVGGFMYSYDLVSQHDVVNESVNPDDIVIKLNQHTYSYQIGAGFDFFLPYFKFSPEFKLSMGLNNNLIQDNTLFATPLNYLKSRIFLVSFTFEG from the coding sequence TTGCATCTATATATTTGGGCGAAAGATAGCGGATTGACAAGTCGTTTGTACATACTTACCGGGATTACCCTCTTCCTCCTATTGAGCGCCACCCAGGTTCAGGCTCAACGGCATCGCTATAAGCTGAAGAAGATTACCAACCTTTCTACCTTCGATGATAAATTGGTCCATTTCGGATTTTCCTTGGGTGTAAACACGGCTGGTTTCCGCCAGGAGAATGACTTAAGTAGAAATGACTCACTCAAGATTGTTGAAACGAATCCTCAATTGGGTTTTAATCTCGGAATTGTAGGAGCTCTTCACTTTGGCAAACACGTAAGTCTACGGTTTATTCCTACTCTGTCTTTCTGCCAACGAAACATGGAATATACCTATACAAGTTTCGCAGGGAGTCAAAACAAGAAGTACATAAAACCAGTTGAATCCACCTACCTGGACTTTCCCCTGAACCTCAAATTACGTTCAGCCCGGTATCACAATTTTGCAGCTTATGTAGTCGGTGGATTCATGTATAGCTACGATTTGGTGAGTCAGCACGACGTGGTCAATGAATCGGTTAACCCCGATGATATCGTTATCAAACTTAATCAACATACCTACAGTTATCAGATCGGAGCGGGGTTTGATTTCTTTCTACCCTACTTTAAGTTCTCTCCGGAATTTAAACTTTCCATGGGGCTAAACAATAACCTGATTCAGGATAATACTTTGTTTGCCACCCCGCTTAACTACCTGAAATCACGTATCTTTCTGGTGTCTTTTACCTTCGAAGGGTAA
- the ubiE gene encoding bifunctional demethylmenaquinone methyltransferase/2-methoxy-6-polyprenyl-1,4-benzoquinol methylase UbiE: MSKVTPYESDSSKKEQVAEMFDNISANYDLLNHLLSMGIDITWRKKAIKLLKPSAPKQLLDIATGTGDFALEAMSLNPDKITGVDISREMLAVGVEKVKKRGLEGKIELKYGDSENLPFSDNMFDAITVSFGVRNFENLKAGLSEMHRVLKPGGKVAIIEFSKPQAFPIKQIYQFYFKAILPFIGKTISKDSRAYTYLPESVDAFPYGDEFMSILKEVGFRNGQCIPLTFGIASIYLGER, encoded by the coding sequence ATGAGCAAAGTAACACCTTACGAATCCGATTCCAGCAAGAAGGAACAAGTAGCAGAAATGTTTGACAACATCTCTGCCAACTACGACTTGCTCAATCACCTTCTCTCCATGGGCATTGATATTACCTGGAGAAAAAAAGCCATCAAGCTGCTTAAGCCCTCAGCACCTAAGCAATTGCTTGACATTGCAACTGGAACTGGTGACTTCGCCTTGGAAGCGATGAGCTTAAATCCAGACAAAATCACTGGAGTGGACATTAGCCGCGAAATGCTGGCCGTGGGTGTTGAAAAAGTGAAAAAACGCGGACTGGAAGGAAAAATCGAGCTGAAATATGGCGATTCAGAAAACCTTCCCTTCTCTGACAATATGTTTGACGCTATTACCGTTTCCTTCGGCGTGCGAAACTTTGAAAACCTAAAAGCTGGTCTGTCGGAAATGCATCGGGTGCTTAAGCCTGGTGGCAAAGTGGCCATTATCGAATTTTCGAAGCCTCAGGCATTTCCTATTAAACAGATCTACCAATTCTATTTCAAAGCGATTCTGCCTTTTATCGGAAAAACGATTTCAAAGGACTCCAGAGCATACACTTACCTACCTGAATCGGTGGACGCCTTTCCTTATGGAGATGAGTTCATGTCTATTCTAAAAGAGGTTGGATTTAGAAATGGTCAATGCATTCCACTAACATTTGGTATTGCATCTATATATTTGGGCGAAAGATAG
- a CDS encoding 3-hydroxyacyl-CoA dehydrogenase has translation MRRIKHVTVIGSGVMGSRIACHFANVGVEVLLLDRAPDALTEKEEKVGLNLSDKAVKNRIVNDSLKQALKSNPSPIYSKKFASRIQTGNLDDDLNKVSDTDWIIEVIIEDLGIKQALFEKLDGLRKPGTLISSNTSGIPINMMIQGRSDDFQKHFCGTHFFNPPRYLALLEIIPTQKTDSSVIDFLMDYGKRYLGKQTVLCQDTPAFIANRVGIFSIMALFHLVDELELTVDEVDRLTGPLIGRPKSATFRTCDVVGLDTLVRVAKGLEQHLPNDEQRAIFKLPDYVEKMVENRWFGSKTKQGFFKKIKGENGKSEILSLDLKTLEYGPRQKAKFATLEAAKPVENMAERFKVLVSGKDKAGEFYRRSFMALFAYVSYRIPEITDALYKIDDAIRAGFGWKYGPFETWDMLGLEDTLKAMEASGHAPAPWIAEMVASGKTSFYGVEDGKRTYYDKASGEYRLIPGQEKTISLDVIRDQNTVWKNASTTLTDLGDGILNLEFHTKMNTIGGDVLAGINYAIDLAEKEYQGLVISNTGDNFSAGANVGLIFMMAIEQEYDELDFAIRTFQNTIMRVRYSSIPVVVAPHNLCLGGGCEMSMHADKVVAHSELYMGLVEFGVGVIPGGGGTKEFALRCSDGFKDGDIRINTFRDRFLTIGQAKVSTSAYEAFDLGYLRKGIDEVVVSRELQLSTAKRAALEMAERGYTQPIPRTDIKVLGQEGLGIVYVGANSMKSGHYISEHDQLISEKLGWVLCGGDLSEITEVSEQYLLDMERRAFLELCGTRKTLERLQSIIKTGKVLRN, from the coding sequence ATGAGGAGAATTAAGCACGTAACCGTTATCGGATCTGGCGTGATGGGCTCCCGAATAGCTTGTCATTTTGCCAACGTAGGTGTGGAGGTCCTATTGTTGGATCGCGCACCAGACGCACTCACTGAGAAGGAGGAGAAAGTGGGGTTAAATCTGTCGGACAAGGCGGTTAAAAATCGCATTGTAAACGATTCCCTCAAGCAAGCCTTAAAGTCAAACCCCTCCCCTATTTACAGCAAAAAATTTGCCTCAAGGATACAAACCGGAAACCTGGACGATGACCTCAACAAGGTGAGTGATACGGATTGGATTATCGAGGTAATTATTGAGGACCTGGGTATTAAGCAAGCCTTGTTCGAGAAATTGGATGGATTGCGTAAACCGGGCACTTTGATCAGTTCCAATACCTCGGGCATCCCTATCAACATGATGATTCAGGGGCGCTCCGATGATTTTCAAAAGCACTTCTGCGGGACTCACTTTTTTAACCCGCCTCGGTACCTGGCTTTATTGGAAATTATTCCTACCCAGAAAACAGACTCTTCGGTCATTGACTTCTTAATGGATTATGGCAAGAGATACCTGGGCAAGCAGACGGTATTGTGTCAAGACACTCCAGCATTTATCGCGAATCGGGTTGGAATTTTCTCCATTATGGCCCTCTTCCATTTGGTAGATGAATTAGAACTAACAGTAGACGAAGTTGATCGATTAACCGGCCCCCTCATTGGCCGTCCTAAATCGGCAACCTTCCGAACCTGCGACGTGGTTGGATTAGATACCTTGGTTCGAGTAGCCAAGGGGTTGGAACAACATCTGCCAAACGATGAACAACGCGCCATTTTCAAGTTGCCTGATTACGTCGAGAAAATGGTAGAAAATCGCTGGTTTGGAAGTAAAACCAAGCAGGGATTCTTCAAAAAAATAAAGGGGGAAAATGGTAAAAGTGAGATTCTATCACTTGATCTTAAAACCCTTGAATATGGCCCCCGCCAAAAAGCAAAATTTGCCACATTAGAAGCAGCGAAGCCAGTAGAAAACATGGCCGAACGTTTCAAGGTGTTGGTATCGGGCAAGGACAAAGCTGGTGAGTTTTACCGCAGGTCATTCATGGCCCTGTTCGCCTATGTGAGTTACCGAATTCCGGAAATCACAGATGCGCTATACAAAATTGATGATGCCATTCGGGCTGGATTTGGTTGGAAATACGGTCCTTTCGAAACCTGGGACATGCTGGGATTGGAAGACACGTTAAAGGCAATGGAGGCCAGTGGACATGCTCCAGCTCCCTGGATTGCTGAAATGGTAGCTTCAGGTAAAACATCTTTCTACGGCGTAGAAGACGGCAAACGGACCTACTACGATAAAGCAAGCGGTGAATACCGCCTGATCCCAGGACAAGAGAAGACTATTTCCCTGGACGTTATCCGCGATCAAAATACGGTTTGGAAAAACGCCTCCACCACCCTTACAGATTTGGGTGATGGCATTCTGAATTTGGAGTTCCACACCAAGATGAATACGATTGGAGGTGACGTTCTCGCCGGAATCAATTACGCCATAGACCTGGCCGAAAAAGAATATCAAGGTCTGGTCATTTCAAATACCGGAGACAACTTCTCGGCAGGCGCCAATGTGGGACTCATTTTCATGATGGCCATTGAGCAGGAATACGACGAGCTGGATTTTGCCATTCGAACCTTTCAGAATACTATTATGCGGGTGAGATACTCCTCGATTCCCGTAGTAGTAGCCCCTCACAATCTTTGTTTAGGTGGTGGTTGTGAAATGTCTATGCATGCTGACAAGGTGGTGGCTCATTCCGAGCTGTATATGGGCTTGGTGGAATTTGGAGTAGGTGTTATTCCAGGAGGTGGTGGAACCAAAGAATTTGCCCTCCGTTGCTCCGACGGTTTTAAAGATGGTGACATCAGAATCAACACTTTCCGCGATCGATTCCTGACCATTGGTCAAGCCAAAGTATCTACCTCAGCATACGAGGCCTTTGATTTAGGCTACCTAAGAAAGGGAATTGACGAAGTAGTCGTAAGCCGTGAGCTACAATTGTCTACGGCCAAAAGAGCCGCTTTGGAAATGGCCGAACGTGGATATACACAGCCCATTCCAAGAACCGACATCAAGGTACTTGGTCAGGAAGGATTGGGAATCGTATACGTTGGGGCCAATTCAATGAAATCGGGTCATTACATTTCTGAGCACGATCAGCTGATCTCTGAAAAATTGGGATGGGTTCTGTGTGGCGGAGATCTCTCTGAAATAACTGAAGTAAGTGAACAATACCTGTTGGATATGGAGCGAAGAGCATTCCTGGAATTATGTGGTACACGTAAAACCCTGGAAAGACTTCAAAGCATTATTAAAACAGGTAAAGTATTAAGAAATTAA
- a CDS encoding pyridoxal phosphate-dependent aminotransferase codes for MERLSDRIQALSESQTLAMARLSREMKAQGLDIISLSLGEPDFNTPDFIKDAAKKAIDDNYSHYPPVNGYLELRQAISAKFKRDNNLDYPADQIVISTGAKQSLANIVLSIVNEGQEVLLPAPYWVSYYEIVKLAGGIPVPVETSIDRDFKISAEQLENAITPNTRLIIFSSPCNPSGSVYTAEELTQLAKVIARYPNLMVISDEIYEMINFESRHASLATNAEIFDQVITVNGVSKGFAMTGWRIGYIGAPLWVAQACSKMQGQFTSAPSGISQKAAQAAVEADPAKVAYMRDEFLLRRNLMIELLSEIPGIRCNRPPGAFYLFPDISEFFGKKTDGYEINNASDLSMYLLKEAHVGVVTGEAFGNPECIRLSYAASQDQLKEAAARMKKHLNRLH; via the coding sequence ATGGAGCGACTGTCAGACAGAATCCAAGCCTTGTCTGAATCGCAAACGCTGGCGATGGCACGATTGAGTCGGGAGATGAAAGCTCAAGGGCTTGATATCATTAGTCTGAGTCTGGGTGAACCTGATTTCAATACTCCGGATTTCATTAAAGATGCTGCCAAAAAGGCCATTGATGATAATTACTCTCATTATCCACCAGTTAACGGTTATCTCGAATTAAGGCAGGCCATTTCTGCCAAGTTTAAAAGGGATAACAACCTGGATTATCCAGCTGATCAAATCGTCATTTCAACGGGAGCTAAGCAATCCCTGGCCAACATTGTTTTGAGCATTGTTAACGAAGGTCAGGAAGTTTTACTTCCCGCTCCATATTGGGTAAGCTATTATGAAATCGTCAAATTGGCGGGTGGAATTCCAGTACCCGTCGAAACGTCGATCGACCGGGATTTTAAAATCTCGGCAGAACAATTGGAAAATGCGATCACACCGAATACCCGGTTGATCATTTTCAGTTCACCATGCAACCCAAGTGGTTCGGTATACACCGCTGAGGAGTTAACGCAATTGGCTAAGGTCATTGCCAGGTACCCCAATCTGATGGTGATTTCAGATGAGATTTATGAAATGATCAATTTTGAATCACGCCATGCGTCTTTAGCCACCAATGCAGAAATTTTTGATCAGGTCATCACCGTTAATGGTGTTTCCAAAGGTTTTGCCATGACCGGTTGGAGAATTGGATATATCGGAGCCCCGCTGTGGGTTGCTCAAGCTTGCTCCAAAATGCAAGGGCAATTTACTTCCGCTCCAAGCGGCATTTCCCAAAAAGCAGCACAAGCTGCCGTGGAAGCCGATCCGGCAAAAGTTGCCTACATGCGTGATGAATTTTTGCTCCGTCGCAATTTGATGATTGAATTGCTAAGCGAAATTCCAGGTATTCGTTGCAACCGTCCACCTGGAGCCTTTTATCTCTTCCCGGATATTTCTGAATTTTTCGGAAAGAAAACGGATGGATATGAAATCAACAATGCCAGCGACCTAAGCATGTATCTACTCAAAGAAGCTCATGTAGGTGTGGTAACAGGGGAAGCATTTGGTAATCCTGAATGCATTCGACTATCGTATGCCGCTTCTCAGGATCAACTCAAAGAGGCTGCTGCCCGCATGAAAAAACACTTAAACCGTTTACATTGA